In the genome of Cryptomeria japonica chromosome 8, Sugi_1.0, whole genome shotgun sequence, one region contains:
- the LOC131028505 gene encoding pollen-specific leucine-rich repeat extensin-like protein 3: MGKMSFSCNLLLILAAGSILTAIPSNATYHTSPPKPYQYKSPPPPIHIPSPVPKPPVKAPPKPPVVVKPPPKPPVVVRPPPKTPVVKPKPPPKPVSPPPYHYKSPPPPLPKVSPPKPAPTYSPPKKSPPVYTPPKPSHPPPSPVYTPPKKSPPVYTPPKPSHPPPSPVYTPPKKSPPTPHVKPPVSPPKYKSPPVVTPSPPKRVPIYPPPHHYSYKSPPPPY, from the coding sequence ATGGGAAAGATGAGTTTCAGCTGTAATCTCTTGCTCATTTTGGCTGCAGGTTCCATTCTCACTGCAATACCATCAAATGCCACGTACCACACAAGTCCCCCAAAGCCATACCAATACAAGTCTCCTCCTCCACCCATCCACATCCCATCCCCTGTTCCTAAGCCACCAGTGAAGGCACCACCAAAGCCTCCTGTTGTAGTGAAGCCACCTCCTAAACCTCCTGTTGTTGTGAGGCCACCACCAAAGACACCTGTTGTCAAGCCAAAGCCTCCACCTAAGCCAGTGTCTCCTCCCCCTTATCATTACAAATCTCCACCACCACCACTTCCAAAGGTTTCTCCTCCCAAACCAGCTCCAACGTATTCCCCTCCTAAGAAGTCTCCACCAGTTTACACACCCCCCAAGCCATCACACCCTCCTCCTTCACCAGTTTATACCCCACCCAAAAAGTCCCCACCAGTGTACACACCCCCAAAGCCATCACATCCTCCTCCTTCACCAGTTTATACCCCACCCAAAAAATCTCCTCCTACCCCCCATGTGAAGCCACCAGTATCCCCACCAAAGTACAAATCACCCCCTGTTGTCACCCCTTCACCACCTAAGCGTGTGCCTATTTACCCACCTCCCCATCACTACTCCTACAAGTCTCCTCCTCCCCCCTACTAA